DNA from Krasilnikovia cinnamomea:
GCCATGACTGCCGATTGGTCGTGTCGTCAGGGTTGGCAGGCGCGGATCAGTTTGTCGAGCGCGCCGGTGGGGTCGTGCAGAGTGCGGGCGCCATCGGTGACGACTCGACGGGTGCCGGCGTCGAGCGGATGGATGCTGGCCCAGTCTGGCGAGCCGATATTGATCTCGACCTCGAGGCCGGAGGAGGTGCAGAAGCGTCGTTCGGTGACTGCACCCCAGGACTGCACCCGGATCAGGTCACCGATGGCCAGTTCGTGCGCCCAGGTGTTGTCGACGTATCGGACCTCGTCGGTGGTGAGCAGGACGAGGTCGATGTCCGAGTCGGGCCGGGCCGCGTTTCGGGCGTAGGAGCCGGCCAGGAGCAGGCCGACAACGTCAGTGCGGTGTGCGGCCCACCGCGTGACACGGCCGATGATCTCGTCTACTTCGGCGACACGCTCCGGCGAGAGTGCGGTCGGTTCATGGGTAGCCGATTGGTCGTTGTGCATCAGGCTGTCTCCCTGGCTGATGTGATGGCTGGAGTCGGCGCTGAGCTGGAACTGGGTGGTGACTCGGTCTGGTCTGGGCCGCAACTCGAGCCCGCGGAGCCGTTCGCTGAGCACACCGGACTACGTCCCTTGGCCGGTGAATCGGTCAGCGACGCGCTGGTTGGCGGCAGCCCACGCGCGGTCGATATGGTCGTTATGAACGTGGATATATCGGGTAGTAGTGGACAGCCATTCGTGCCCGAGCAATTCTTGGATGGCCTTGAGGTCCATGCCTCGGGCATACAGCGCCGAGGCGCAGTGGTGACGCAACCCGTGCGGGGTCAGCCGTCCCGTCCAGGCGGGCAGCCATCGCCTGACGGCCTGCGCCAATCCGGAGCGCAGTGCGTCGTCGCCGACACGAGTGCAGCGGCCGGTGAGCCGGTCGTAGCGTTCGCTGGGCAGCAGCGGCGCGTCCGGGTCGGTCGGGTCGTCGCTGAACTGGCCGCGCACGTCGGTCAGCCACCAGAACATCAACTGGTCGACCGAATTGATCGCAGGCACCATCCGCGGCTTCGGGCCGCGGCCCATGCTGCCCTTGCCGAACCGCACATGCAGCCGGCCGTGTTCGCCGAGATCGGGACGCCAGTCGCGGATGTCAAGCCGCACCGTCTCGGTGATACGCAGTCCGGCGCGGCGCCACAGCGACGCGGCGAAGTAGTCGCGGGCCGCGGGAAGGTATTTGCGAGCCGAGGGCACCGCGTCACGCCAGTCGTCGAACAGCACCGCCACGTCGGTCTCCGGCGGGGGGACGCGGACGGTGTCGCGATCGACCTTCGCCGGGCGGTTGAACTCGTCCACCGGCTGGACGACCACGGCGCCGGTCAGGGTGTGGATGTCGCCCTGGTAGCGGTCGATGACGAACTGGTAGAACCGCGCCAACGTCCACGCCTTGCTCTGCACGGTGCTGCGCGCATTGCCGCGCTCGCGCCGCTGGTGAGCCAGGAAACGGTCGGCGTCCTGCGGTCCGACGGTCCACAAGGGGCGGCCGAGGAAGCGCAGGAACTCGAACACGGTCGAGCGTTCCTGCGCGATGTGGCCGTCGGTCAAACCAGCGCCCACCGCGGCGAGGGCGTACTGGTCGACCAGCTCCTGCTCAAGCTCCTCCATCGCCTGCGGCGACGGGTTCCTGAACCGCTCCGCGGACCCGATCGAGCGCACCACCGCCAGACCCATGAGCACTCCGCTTCAGCGAGACCAACGAAGCCACGAAGATACCCGGCAACCTTCAGGAATTTCAATGTCTCATCGGAATTTGGACCGAGGCAGTCGAGACGCCGTGCACCAGGAAGAACACTCCTGTCAGCGAAGAACCTCGGAGAACGAACTCACGGGATGTCCTGCAGGCCAACCATGACGCCCCTGCACCCCGAAGCCTCGTCCAGCCTGCCAGACACCGACTCGGAGGACGCACTGTACGCCGCCTACCTCGCGGGCATCGTCGCCGACGCCGAGGACCCCGACAAAGGCCCCCACTGCCGGGAGCTGCTGGCCGAAGACCCCCGAAATGCTGCGCGCCAAGTGGGACATCGCACGGGCGCACTCGGTCAAGGGGCAACCGCCGCGATGGCTCAACTGGCCGTTCCTCATCGCCCTCCTCGTCGTCGCCGTGGTGTCCGAGAGCCTGTTTGCCGTCTGGCTGTTCACATGAGCCGCGTACGCGCTGCCCTGACCGCCCGGTGGCGGATGCTGACCGCGACCCCGGACGCCGGGTCCAGTACCGCCGAGATGACCCTGCTCACCCCGCTGCTGATCATGCTCCTGCTGCTGGTGGTGCTGTGTGGCCGGTTGGCGGCGGCGCAGATCGACGTGGACGCCGCCGCCAGTAGCGGCGCCCGCTCCGGCTCGATCGCCCGGACCCCCGGCTCCGCAATTGCCGGGGCGGAGCGCACCGCCCGCGCCAGCCTCGCCGCCCGAGGTGTGACCTGCCAGTCGACCGACGTGCAGGTCAGCACGGGCGGGCTGCGGCCGGGCGGGGCAGTCACCGTCACGATCTCGTGCCGGGTCCGGCTATCAGATTTGACCTTGCTCGGGGTGCCGGGCAGCCGCGTCGTCCGATCGAGCGCGACCTCCCCGATCGACGCATGGATCGGAGGCACTCCGTGAAGCGCCGCATCACCGCTGTGGCCCGCTGGGTCTGTCACCGTGCCGGAGGCGTCGACGGCGGGCAGGTCACGCCGTTCGTGGGCCTGCTCAGCGTGGCCCTGGTCGCGGTCGCCGGGCTCGTCCTCGACGCCGGGCTCGCGATCTCGGCGAAAGTGCAGGCCCTGGACGTGGCGCAATCCGCCGCGCGCGCCGGAGCGCAGCAGCTCGACCTCAACGCCTACCGCACCCGCGGCATCACCCGCCTCGACACCGGCCGCGCGGTCTCGGCCGCCCGGTCGTGGCTGGCCTCGGCCGGAATGTCCGGCGACGCGACGGCGACGGCGACCACCGTCACCGTCACGGTGCGACGCGACAGCCGCACGCAGATCCTGCACCTCGTCGGCGTGCGCAGCCTGCACGTGACCGCCTCGGCCACGGCGACCGCGGTGCACGGCGTGACCGGTCCGAACGCCTGACCCGCCCTCGACAAAGGAGGTTCGAGCATGAGGCGCGCCCTCGCCACGGTCGGCCGGCTGCTGCGGGCCTTGACCGCCTTCGCCGTCCTGGCCGCGTTCACCGCCGGGGTGCCGTGGCTGCTGACCGCCTCGGCCGGGTGGCCGCTGAGCTGGCTCGGCTGGCCGCACCTCGCCCAGATCCCCGGCCCGGCCGAAGTGTCGGGGGCGGTGACGAGCCCCTGGTCGAATCAGATGATCCTCGCCCTGCTGGCCACGATCGGCTGGCTGCTGTGGGCAGTCTTCGTCCGGCATCTGATCGTCGAGGTCCTCGAGGCCAGCACGGACGCCGCCGCCGCCCGGCGCGGGCAGCCCCGGCCGCCGGTCAGCGGGCGCGGCCCGATCCGCTGGGTGGCCGCCGTGCTGGTCGGCGCGATCGTCGGCGCGGTGCTGTTCGACGCCGCCCGCGCCGCCACCGGCGCGGGCACCCCGACCGCCGCCGCTGCGGCCGATGCCGCCGCGCGTCGCCCGGCCGCGGCCGTCGCACCCGTCGCCGCACCGGTGGCCGACGCCCCGGTCGCGCACACCGGGCCGCGCCCGGCCATCACCGTGCACGCCGACGCCGCCATGGCACGACCGGTGCACGCCGCCAACGGCCACCACCACGACCGCGAAGTACCCGCATGGGCACGCGATGCCCCGGGCGGGGTGCACCGGGTCAAGGCTGGGGACAACCTGTGGGACATCGCGAAGGACGAGCTCGGCGACCCGCACCGCTGGCGCGAGATCTACACACTCAACCGAGGCCACCAGCAGGCCAACGGCTACGCCCTCACCGACCCCGACGAGATCCACATCGGGTGGACGCTCGCCCTGCCCGCCCGTCACACCGTACCCACGCCGCCGGGTTCGGCGGGCAAGACGCCACCCCCAGCCGAGGCGAACGGTTCCGGCAAACACGTCACCGAGCCCGTGTCAGGCGGTGCGGCACCGCACACCTCCCCCGCCCCGGTGGCCAGTACACCGAGCGCCCCACCGGCCACCGCCCCACCGGCCAGCGCGTCACCGTCGGCCAGCGCGTCACCGTCGACGGGCGTCTCGGCTGCCGAGACCGCCGAACACGACAGCAGCCCGAACACCGAAGACGACCGGGCGGGGATCAGCCTTCCCTCGCAAGGTTGGGTCAGCGGCGGACTGGCCGCGCTGATCGCCGCCATCGCGTCGTTGCTGCGCCTGCAGCGGCGCCGCCGCGCCCGGCTCACCTTCCCCATCTCCGCGCGTCTCGCGCCGCAGCCGGCCCCGGTGCCCGAGGCCCTCGCCGTGGCGGACGCGGCCGGTGCCCGCCACCTGCCTGCCGAGAACGAGGACCCGCACCGGCCAGCTTCCCCGGTGGTGGCCGCACCGATCGGCACCAACCAGGCCGGGACGGAGGTCAGCCTGTTCGACCTGCCCGGCCCCGCACTCGCCCTCACCGGCACGGGAGCCGACGCCGCCGCCCGCGCTCTACTCGCGTCGGTGCTCGCCACCGGCACCACCGACATCCTGGAACGGCGACCCGTGGTCGTCGCCACCACCGAGATCCTCGCCCGGCTCCTGCCCGAGGGCGTGCCGCTGCGCGGCCTCGACCCTGACGCGACCAGCTACGACGGGGAACGTCTCATCGTCCTCGACGACACGGCAGCGGCGGTGACCCATGCCGAGGAGGAGATGATCGTCCGCCGCCGGCTTCTGGACACCTTCGACACCGACAGCATCACCGCATTGAATGCGCGTACCGACCACGCCGAGGCGCAACCGCCGTACGTGCTGCTCATCCAGGCGGTACCCCGGCACGCCGCCCGCCTGCTCGCCGTCGGCGCCCACCGTGACGCGCTGGACCTGTACCCCGTCATCCTCGGCAGCCTCGACGGCGCCCTCACCGCCGACATCGCCGCCGACGGCACCACCGACGGGGTTGGGGTGCGTCGCCTGTCGACCCTCACCGCCGCCGATCTCGCTGCCGTCCTCGGGATGCTCACCGACGCCGCGGCCCGACCGGAGATAGGGTACGACATCGACCTCGACCCCGCCCCGAGCGACACGACCGCGGCGGCGGACGAGGCGGCGGGCGATGCGGACGAGCCCGTTCCCGTGCAGCCCGCCCACGTGCCGCCGCTGGTGCGGCTGCGGGTGCTCGGCCCGCTGCTGGTCGAAACGGTGGCCGGGCCGGTCGCGACCGGGATCCGCCGCGGCTCCTACCTCGTCCTCGCCTCCCTCGCCGTACACCCGTCCGGGCGGACCCTTGACCAGCTCGCTGCCGATCTGCACCCTGACACCGACCTGCGCACCGCAGGCAACCGCATCCGCACCGACATCAGCACCATCCGCCGCGTCCTACGCCCGGCGACCGGCGCCACCGAGGCCATGTTCGTCAACCACGACGCCGCCACCAGCCGCTACCGCCTCGACCCCGACCTCATCGGCGTGGACCTATGGCAGATGCTCACCACCATCAAGGCCGCGAACACCGCCACCGACGACACGACCGCCCTCGCCCTGCTCCGGCAGGCGGCAGAGCTGTACGGCGGGGACTTCGCCGACGGGCACGACCAGACCTGGATCACCGACCACGCCACCACCTACCGCCACCAAATCCTGTCCGTGCACGCCCGCATCGCCGAGATCCTCGAAGCCGAGCACCCCGACCAGGCCGTCACCGCCCTGGAACGCGCCCTCGACCTGGATCCGGTCAACGAGGAGCTGTACCAGCGCATCATGCGCATCCACGGCCGCGCCGGACGCCCCGACGCCGTGCGGCGCACCCTGCGCCGCCTCGAGGAACGCCTCGCCGACCTCGGCGACACCGAACCGTCCGAGGCCACCCGCCGCGTCGCCGACCGCCAACTACGCCCCACCACCACCGGAAGCCGCCGATGACCCCGGGCCGGCTGCGGCGGCTGCAGTGGGCGGTCCGCGCCACCCTCACCCTCGGCGTGGCCGCCTCAGTCACCGCGAACATCCTGCACGCCCGCGACAACCCGATCTCCCAAGCTATCGCCGCGTGGCCACCTCTCGCGCTACTCATCACCGTCGAGCTGGTCTCCCGCATTCCCCTGTACCGCAAGGGCCTCGGCATCCTGCGCCTCGGCGCTACCACCACCATCGCCGGTATCGCCGCCTGGATCTCGTACTGGCACATGGCCGGTGTGGTCGCCCGCTATGGCGAAACCGGCACCGTCCCGTACCTCCTGCCGCTGTCCGTGGATGGCCTCATCGTCGTGTCCTCGGTGTCGCTGGTCGAACTGTCCACCCACCGCCGCGACGCCAGGCCCACACCCGCCCCAGCAACGGTCGTCGCAGTCGGCAGGGCAGCGACCGCGCCAGCCTCGTCGGGCACCACGACGGTGGCAGCCGCGCCCACGGCCTTCGCATCCGGCGAGCCGAGCGACGCCCCCGAGCATCACGTGACGCTCAGCGCCGCGCCTGACCCGGCGGCCAACGCCGCAGCCCCAGTCGACGCCAGCAGGGCCGCGCCTGGCGAGGCCGGCGACGACATCGGTCCAAGGCAGGAAGCCGACGACGACCTCGAACCCGGCGACGGCGACGAGGGCGATGACGGTGCCGATCTCGCACTGGACCTCGTGCCGCTGCTGCCGGCCGCCCGCGCCGCCCGCGACGAGCTGGTCCGCGAAGGACGCACGGTCAGCCGGGACGCCCTCGCCGCACGCCTTCGCCGCAACGGCAATGCCATCCGCAACAACCGCGTGTCCGAGCTGGTCAACGCGCTACGCCGCGAACAGGCAGCCGGCAATGATGCTCGCACGAGGGTTTCGGCGTGACACGGCGCTGGCTCATACCCCGGCTGCTCGATGGAAAGTGGCGAGACGCAGATGGACGAGTCCGCTCCGGCGCCTAGCACCAACCTTGCCGGGTGTCGGCGTACGGGTTCCGTGCAGAACCGCGTACGCGTGCAATCCCGGCCAGCCGAGACTCAAATTCTTCGGATACCCCGACCCCGGGAGTCAGGGGTCATATCGGCGTTACTTGCGGTACCAGGTGCGGATGGTGGTGGATTTTCGTGTTGCCGAGCTTGTCGTACGCGCGGACTTGCACCTTCATCGTCTTCTTCTGCGTGGTGGTGTTGACGCGGAGGGCGTAGACGGAGGTGGTGTCCTTGGCGACGACTTTGCCGTTGACCAGCAGTTCGAGGCGGGCTACGCCACTCGGGTCCGACGCCTTGGCGTACACGGTGACCGTGCCTTTGACCGTGGCGTTGTTCGTGGGTGCCTTGGTGATGGACAGCGACGGTCCGGTGTTGTCCGCGGCCACCGTGCGCGGCGGCAGTGTCCGGGGCTGGCCCCAGCGGTCGGTGAGCGTCCAGCTCAGTGCGAGGTTGCCGGAGTAGGTGCCGGTCTTGACTGCCAGCGCGTACGGGGCGGTGGTGTCGGTGCCCACGAGTGTGCCGTTGACCCGCAGTCGCGCGGTGACCACGCCGCTGAGGTCGCTGACGCCGGTCAGGGTACTGGTGAACGTGCCGCGCAGCCGTGCCCCCGGCTCGGGTGTGAGCACCCTGCCGGCGGGCGGATCGTTGTCGACCTGCACGACGGTGGACAGCGCTGAACTGTTGCCGACGTGGTCGGTGAGTATGACCGCGACCTGGCCTCCGGGTTCACCGGGACGGCGCCCTTCCACAGATTCGTGTCGCCGACCCGGGTGAGTGAACCGGTCCCCTACGCGGAGGTGATGGACTGCAGGTCGGTGTCCGGGCTTTCGACGGTCACGTCGACGGTGGCACCGTGCACGACCGTGAGTTGCTCCGGCGAGACTATCCAGCCGGTGGGCGCGCGCAGGTCCGCCTGGACCACCGTGGTCGCCTCACCCACGTTGCCCCGGTAGTCGAAGGCCCGGACGGTCTCCGCCAAGGGTCCGCTGTGCCCGATCGGCGGTTGCACGCGACCGGGTGTTGCTGGAGCCGCTCCTGGCGTGGAACGACAACGAGTGACGCCCGGGCGGGTCCGTACCCCGCGCCCGTGCCTGCGGTTCAAGGTTGTGAGGAAGCCGGGCAGGCGTCCCGTCGGTCGACGAGCGCGGTTGGATCTGGACAGGGCGGCCGCGTGCGCATACGAGGCGCCTGCACATGTCAGGATCGCAAAGCGTCAGCAGCCCGTCGGAGATGCGAGGCAGCCGCGGACAACGCAACGACGGCCCGGGTCGGCAACATGCCGGTCCGGGTCCCCTGGCGGAGGAACTCCCGCGCCAAGGCCACGTGCCACTGCCAGTGCCAGAAGGCGTCGCGCAAGCCCAGCTCGGCAACACACAGGTATCTACGCTGTTCGGTTAGGACCTGAGCGATGAAAGCGTCGACAGGGGTCGTCGACTCGCCAGCGTTGTCGGCGGTGCAGCCGCAGAGCCCATCGGCGTAGGCGCAGTCGTCCGCAACGGCGGACCATAGCATGGACTCGACGCCAGCCCGCCGCACCTGCAGCACGAGATCCACCAGCAGGCGAGTCGAGTCGGTGGCCCAATGATGTGGCCCGTACTGCGATGCGTCGACCAGCACGGGGCGCGGCTGGCCGACAGTTTGGACCAGGACGTTGGTGGCGTGCAGGTCGCCGAAGGCGTGGACGAATACCACAGTCTTGTCGATCATGCTGGGTTCGACGCCCGGCAGGGTCCGGGTCTCGATGTACGTGCGGAGCAGCACGACACGCTCATCGACGTTCTCTTGATGGGCGCCCTCGGGATGTGCCCAGACCGGGGCGTAGGTCGCAAGGGCATCCTCGATCCGGCGCTTATGAAGTGGTGCAGTGTCGAGCCATCGAGAGCTGTCCTGGGTCTGCCGCAGAGTCTCTTGAAACAGACGTTTTAGATGCCCGCCAAACAACTCGTCGGCCACCTGTCGAGCCTGCGCGGCGGTCGTCTCCGGACTTCGCAACCAGGAATCAAGAGTCACGGCGTTGTGTGCCAGGCGTGCCGCCAGGGCGCCGTAGTCTGAAGAGTGGTCGGTCTTCAGGCCGTCGGTATGCGTGACAAGCAATTGCGATGTCAGCACCCGCGCCGCCTCGTCGTTCGCCTGGCGTTCCGCCTCCAACGCGGCCCGGTCGAGGCCAATTTTGAGGACGAAGGACTCCTCTGGCTGGCCCGCCTGCTTGCGACGTACCTTGCACACATGCGCCCCTGACCGGCCAGGTGCGAGACGGTCGACAAACAGGACCGCACCGGCATCATTCTCTCGTTCCAGAAACTCGAGGATCAAGGTACGGGCGATGTGCTTGCCGCGATCGATCACGTCTCCCCTCGCGCCGGGCGGCTCGCCGAGGCTGCTCAGCATGGATTGAGTGCCGGTGTCCTTTGCAAACTCGATCTTGAAGTCGTGCACCCGCTCCAAGGCCTTCATGTGTTTGCGGATACGGCGCGCCAGGCTTACTGCGTCCCACGCTTCTGAGCCGTCGTTGCCCCTCGGCCGCAGCGTAAGCCGCGTCCGAATAATTGCATCGTCGGCGCCAGCACCAATGGAGAGCTCTCGGAAGTCGGGATGGCGGCTCGCCTCGCCCGTAATCACCAGGACGTAGCAGTCGGGCCCTTGGCGCATTCGAAGTTCCTCTACGACGCTCTTGCCGATTTCGCCG
Protein-coding regions in this window:
- a CDS encoding TadE/TadG family type IV pilus assembly protein, with product MSRVRAALTARWRMLTATPDAGSSTAEMTLLTPLLIMLLLLVVLCGRLAAAQIDVDAAASSGARSGSIARTPGSAIAGAERTARASLAARGVTCQSTDVQVSTGGLRPGGAVTVTISCRVRLSDLTLLGVPGSRVVRSSATSPIDAWIGGTP
- a CDS encoding tyrosine-type recombinase/integrase, with translation MGLAVVRSIGSAERFRNPSPQAMEELEQELVDQYALAAVGAGLTDGHIAQERSTVFEFLRFLGRPLWTVGPQDADRFLAHQRRERGNARSTVQSKAWTLARFYQFVIDRYQGDIHTLTGAVVVQPVDEFNRPAKVDRDTVRVPPPETDVAVLFDDWRDAVPSARKYLPAARDYFAASLWRRAGLRITETVRLDIRDWRPDLGEHGRLHVRFGKGSMGRGPKPRMVPAINSVDQLMFWWLTDVRGQFSDDPTDPDAPLLPSERYDRLTGRCTRVGDDALRSGLAQAVRRWLPAWTGRLTPHGLRHHCASALYARGMDLKAIQELLGHEWLSTTTRYIHVHNDHIDRAWAAANQRVADRFTGQGT
- a CDS encoding nucleotidyltransferase domain-containing protein, which translates into the protein MHNDQSATHEPTALSPERVAEVDEIIGRVTRWAAHRTDVVGLLLAGSYARNAARPDSDIDLVLLTTDEVRYVDNTWAHELAIGDLIRVQSWGAVTERRFCTSSGLEVEINIGSPDWASIHPLDAGTRRVVTDGARTLHDPTGALDKLIRACQP
- a CDS encoding response regulator, whose product is MTNPRGLIVDDFPGLAEQIKGIVDYGFNALNWEVECEPTDSILTAFRMIQELPTFDFAIIDYDLDGEIGKSVVEELRMRQGPDCYVLVITGEASRHPDFRELSIGAGADDAIIRTRLTLRPRGNDGSEAWDAVSLARRIRKHMKALERVHDFKIEFAKDTGTQSMLSSLGEPPGARGDVIDRGKHIARTLILEFLERENDAGAVLFVDRLAPGRSGAHVCKVRRKQAGQPEESFVLKIGLDRAALEAERQANDEAARVLTSQLLVTHTDGLKTDHSSDYGALAARLAHNAVTLDSWLRSPETTAAQARQVADELFGGHLKRLFQETLRQTQDSSRWLDTAPLHKRRIEDALATYAPVWAHPEGAHQENVDERVVLLRTYIETRTLPGVEPSMIDKTVVFVHAFGDLHATNVLVQTVGQPRPVLVDASQYGPHHWATDSTRLLVDLVLQVRRAGVESMLWSAVADDCAYADGLCGCTADNAGESTTPVDAFIAQVLTEQRRYLCVAELGLRDAFWHWQWHVALAREFLRQGTRTGMLPTRAVVALSAAASHLRRAADALRS
- a CDS encoding pilus assembly protein TadG-related protein, producing the protein MARWVCHRAGGVDGGQVTPFVGLLSVALVAVAGLVLDAGLAISAKVQALDVAQSAARAGAQQLDLNAYRTRGITRLDTGRAVSAARSWLASAGMSGDATATATTVTVTVRRDSRTQILHLVGVRSLHVTASATATAVHGVTGPNA
- a CDS encoding Ig-like domain-containing protein, which translates into the protein MEGRRPGEPGGQVAVILTDHVGNSSALSTVVQVDNDPPAGRVLTPEPGARLRGTFTSTLTGVSDLSGVVTARLRVNGTLVGTDTTAPYALAVKTGTYSGNLALSWTLTDRWGQPRTLPPRTVAADNTGPSLSITKAPTNNATVKGTVTVYAKASDPSGVARLELLVNGKVVAKDTTSVYALRVNTTTQKKTMKVQVRAYDKLGNTKIHHHPHLVPQVTPI
- a CDS encoding BTAD domain-containing putative transcriptional regulator; this encodes MRRALATVGRLLRALTAFAVLAAFTAGVPWLLTASAGWPLSWLGWPHLAQIPGPAEVSGAVTSPWSNQMILALLATIGWLLWAVFVRHLIVEVLEASTDAAAARRGQPRPPVSGRGPIRWVAAVLVGAIVGAVLFDAARAATGAGTPTAAAAADAAARRPAAAVAPVAAPVADAPVAHTGPRPAITVHADAAMARPVHAANGHHHDREVPAWARDAPGGVHRVKAGDNLWDIAKDELGDPHRWREIYTLNRGHQQANGYALTDPDEIHIGWTLALPARHTVPTPPGSAGKTPPPAEANGSGKHVTEPVSGGAAPHTSPAPVASTPSAPPATAPPASASPSASASPSTGVSAAETAEHDSSPNTEDDRAGISLPSQGWVSGGLAALIAAIASLLRLQRRRRARLTFPISARLAPQPAPVPEALAVADAAGARHLPAENEDPHRPASPVVAAPIGTNQAGTEVSLFDLPGPALALTGTGADAAARALLASVLATGTTDILERRPVVVATTEILARLLPEGVPLRGLDPDATSYDGERLIVLDDTAAAVTHAEEEMIVRRRLLDTFDTDSITALNARTDHAEAQPPYVLLIQAVPRHAARLLAVGAHRDALDLYPVILGSLDGALTADIAADGTTDGVGVRRLSTLTAADLAAVLGMLTDAAARPEIGYDIDLDPAPSDTTAAADEAAGDADEPVPVQPAHVPPLVRLRVLGPLLVETVAGPVATGIRRGSYLVLASLAVHPSGRTLDQLAADLHPDTDLRTAGNRIRTDISTIRRVLRPATGATEAMFVNHDAATSRYRLDPDLIGVDLWQMLTTIKAANTATDDTTALALLRQAAELYGGDFADGHDQTWITDHATTYRHQILSVHARIAEILEAEHPDQAVTALERALDLDPVNEELYQRIMRIHGRAGRPDAVRRTLRRLEERLADLGDTEPSEATRRVADRQLRPTTTGSRR
- a CDS encoding DUF2637 domain-containing protein codes for the protein MTPGRLRRLQWAVRATLTLGVAASVTANILHARDNPISQAIAAWPPLALLITVELVSRIPLYRKGLGILRLGATTTIAGIAAWISYWHMAGVVARYGETGTVPYLLPLSVDGLIVVSSVSLVELSTHRRDARPTPAPATVVAVGRAATAPASSGTTTVAAAPTAFASGEPSDAPEHHVTLSAAPDPAANAAAPVDASRAAPGEAGDDIGPRQEADDDLEPGDGDEGDDGADLALDLVPLLPAARAARDELVREGRTVSRDALAARLRRNGNAIRNNRVSELVNALRREQAAGNDARTRVSA